In Ammospiza nelsoni isolate bAmmNel1 chromosome 11, bAmmNel1.pri, whole genome shotgun sequence, the genomic window ACACAAAGCACATGATGACAAAACATTGAAACTGACTGTATGAAGTACATTCAATCCAACACTGAGCTTTGTGTCTTGCATCCCTCACCATCACCATCCACTGTGATTATCTGCTCACAGTGCATTTTCCTCTGAACAGGTCCATGCAAGCTGTGCACCTTGATAAGCAGACAAAGATGCTGGACAGTCCAAGTATAATTGCAGATCCTTCTAACAGTGCCCTTGCTCTGGCCTTGAGAAGTATCATAGACCCTGAAGGATCAGACTCAGCAGTTGTGCTTGAAGGAGTAAATGCCATAATAAATCACTGCAGTAAGCAGCAGGTGAGCTCCATCTTTTTTCTATGTCTCTCACTGCATCAGACTTCTCTGTAGGTTTCTTAGGCCCAGTAATGAAAGTTCATTTTGCTGTAGCTAATGCTAATAGTTTTTGAACTGCTTTCCTAAGCATTCAAAGTGGGAATGCCAAGGGTGATCCTTCATCCTTACAAACAGAAGGCAGAACAGCATGCCACAATCCTGACAGCCAGAGTAAAGAGCATTGCTTTTCAGACCTCATCACCACACAATCAGAGAGTGAAAAATGATGATACTGCTTGTATGCTGCCTAGGTTACAGTGAAGACCTCAGATCCAACTCTGATTTCACTCTAGTTTCAAGCAAATTAACCTAAGCCTAATTGCCTTTCAGTTCTTTGAGAAGAGTTTTCACAGACCAGTGTGCTGTCCTGTTGCAATACATGTCATGTTTGAGACAGCCACAATACACAGAGTGTCCCCACACAACTTCAGCAAGCTTCAGCCCACACAGAGTAACACCTTACctcttcagaaggctgcaagcatctgcctttcttgttcttcagcccagccttttatccccTTGTGTtgatgccctgcacctgtgtgccctctgctccctttggtggttggtcagtgccctgggcactccctggctcaTTGGTCAGTGCTGcccacctgctgctcacagctgtgcccactggggatgaggctcagccccagccccactcccagtcACCACAAAGTGCACCTACACTGTGTCTGCACACCCACGAGTCTGCTTGAATGGCAGATGAGTTTGTTGATGAAGTAGGCATTTTACTTTCTAATGTTTACTCCCACGAGTgtgagaaaaacagcttttctcttACTCTGTCCTCACTTTTATCCAACTTTATTTGCTCTTTTATACTCCTAAAACTATGAGAAGGATGGGCATCTCTTTCTGAATGtgccattttcttttcccctagGTAATGATGCACTATAACATCCCAGATTTCAGGGACCCTGAAGAGTTTTTATCTTTACTGGCTCAGAAGAGGGGCATGCTGAAAAAGGGAGGTGTTCCTGACATAGAAAATATGGCTAAATTAGTGCTTTGTGACTGGACAGGGTATGTATACTGTGAACTTTGCTCTCTACTGCTCACCTTTTTGTCACTGTTAATCCAGCACAGCAGAAGCACTGAGTCCAGCAAAGTACTTAAAAAGGAGaagctgcttttttcccttcctttctcaCATTTCACTTGGGTAAAGAGCTGGATTGTCCATCAGATTTAGAGGGTGCCATCCACAGATAATTTTCTGAAGTAGTGAAGGTTACACAAGAAGAGTCAAAGCCTGTTGCACATTACTCCACAGACAGTGTCTGTAATGGAAATGTGCTTTCCTCTCAAATACCAAGTCTATGTTGTCCTCTTCTGGACAGGAAAGGATATGGCAAACTTTCTGTGGAAATTCAGGGTGGTTCCTATATTCTGAGGGTAGGAATAAATGTAACTCAGATTCAGTAATTGACTGTGACTCTCCCTTGCTGAAGTGACTCAGCTGCTTTTACAGGCAGGTGATCTGTGGTGACAAAGTGCCATTGCATTTTCCTCTCAGGAGTGGGCTATCCCCTTAATACTGTTGACAACTTCAGAGTCAGATTTATTATCTATTGAACTGCTGTTAAATAGTTATTAGTTTGAGAGCTTTGTgctctgggttttatttttaaatacagtgaTTTAATAGTTGTTTTTTaatgctgatttttattttctcagagcCAGAATAAAGTACTACTCACAACCTCCAGGATCTCAGAAACCACCACCCTATCTTACAGAACAAAAAATAGCTGAAATGCAGGAAGGCTTTAATTTAAATAACCTAGAACAAGAAAACAGCAACACTGTTCAAGGTAGGACTGTTCCTGTAATAGACTACCATTAACCATAGAGTCACAGATTGGCCTGgcttggaaggggccttaaagttcatcttgttccaaacccccagctgtgggcagggccACCTTTCACTCTGACCAGACTAGTCAGAGCCCCCTCCAgcttggccttgaacacttctgggaactctgtgccagggcctcaccatcctcacagtaaagaattttttcctgctatCTAAACTAAACTCACTTGGGTAAACTTACCTACACTCAAATCCAGGTTTTCCAGCTCTTAGCAGTTTTCTGTAAATGCCTCAGGGAAAGCTTTTCTCAGAGAATTTCCTCGCCTTGATGGCAGAACCCTGTGTGGGAGCCctgtctggcagggaggggacagaacTGCAGTGTCCCCACTTGGGGGCTGGGCATTACATCTGTGCTGAACAGACacttgctgtgttttctgcagctttAAAGCACCCCAGTCCAGCAAGCAGCATTGCTTTTCAGTCAGCTGGAATGACAAATGGGACAATAGAGGAAAATAAAGTGATAGAGGAAGGGTCAAACTGGGGAAACATGGAAACAagcaaggaggaggaagaagaggaagaagaagaggaggaagaggaattCACAGAaagtgatgatgatgaagatgatatggaagaagatgatgatgatgtcaAAGAGGTAAATGAGGGTTTTACTAGGACGGGGCTTTTTTCCTGAATTAAGGAAGCAACATTGTTCCAAGTCACTTGGCCTCAGCAGTGAGGCTCAGCTATACAAGGGGCCATCCACACTTTCCCCAGGCTCTGTTAGGTTTCATTTGCATAGGAAATTTCATTAATGATGTTAAAATAATGTCTGACCTCTGACTTGTAGGAAAGCCAAGTTCAGGTCACCAGAAGAGCAAAGCCTGGAAAACACCAAACAAATCTTACAAATCCCAAGGAGCAGAGGGCAGGTGTGTATTCAGAACCCTGGCTCAGGGATGGGCTCTGGAAGGCCCAGGATTTGCACTGGTTTCACTAACACATGTTTGTCTCTTCTCAGGAAATGAACGTTCCAGATCACTGTCCTTCAGCTTAGACAAATCTGCAGATGAGGATGATGCCTATGATTTTAATACAGACTATGTGTAACAAACCAGGTGGGAAGCACtctctggagagctgctgctggcttaAAGAGCAGTCAGGAACACTGGGGTTGCAGCACAAGCtggaggatgctgcagagccagagctgctgcagactCAGCTGTTGCTGTGTCAGATAATGTACATAATAGTGCATTTCCCTGGATAGTTCCAGATTTTATACAGGTCTAGGAAACTGTTATTCAGCTTTGTCATGAAGTTTATTTCCTATATTAAAgcctattttaaaaattcctaatAGACTGGTAGTCTGTTCATTTTGCCTTATAAAGTACCTTTCGAGGATAAACCCTTTGTCTTTGAAAGATAACTGATAAATGTTTCATTCTAGCCACGTTCAAACAAATCTGTTTTCCTAGAGGATTACAAAGACTTTACCCTTAGAGCATGGCTTTAGACAGTGACTTTTCAGTACATTTTTGCAAAACATCTCCTGTGCAtctgttttcttcctaaaaCTGAAAAGTATGATTTCTGTGTTCTTTGATAAATAGGTTTGTTTTCCCTCAGTGTCTGCTGAGGCATAGATTCTTATGGGCAACTTAAGAAGATGTCAAGTGCATACACAAACAGGCAGTTCCTTTAAGCCTGCTAAAATCCAGCTTGCTCAGCTGAATTGCATTGTCAGctaatcaaaataaaatctttcaaaattGATAAGTGAATTTACTTAATTACTCCTAACTGCTTCAAGGACAAGAATGGTTCTTGTTCTAATGGTTCATCAAAacccaggaaaagaaacaatagGTAACAAACTAGATCAGGGTATCCATAACAGAAACAGAACTACAGGCAGTGACTGCAATGAGAGCAGCAgtttaaaatccttttaaagCAGAACTAAAACCATATTCACAGTCAAGGAGTCCTTTacctctgctgccctgtgttTCAGACCAGGCAGACTCAGCTGTGATGAACACAAAGCCTTTTGTCTGAACATCCTCCACCAAGGGCTCTTCACAAGCCTGAGTGCAAACCTCTGTTAAATGGAGTAGTTGGCACAGTGGCTGCTGGGATATGTCAGCTAATAATAACTATCACTCAATAATACATCTAGAAAAAACAATCCAATTTACCTTAGCACAGGTGATGGacagctggctgcagagggcacaggCTTCTCATTTGATGAGTTTCCAGATGGGGAAAGGCACAACAGGAAAAACCATAGCAGAGTGTAGCTCACTTGAGAGAACTATGAGGAACTcaacaataacaaaattaaTCTGTAATTAATACAGCCTGGTCCCCAAAATAAGTAGTTTGTACGATTTTAGACTTAGATTGTTTTCACAAAGACCAGATGAATTCACTTTGGCTTTAATCACTTGCTACTGTGCACAAAGGAAACACTTCCTGTATCAAGACTGGAATTAGATTGCCATTTACCTGAGGCTGGAGTCAGCACATTACAATTAGCTTTATTTTTGAACAAAGTTTCATCCACCACTTTCCAAAAAAATTGGTTTAGTGTTCACTGGCAGTTAAAACCATTTTGCATAGTGAAATAATGCTCAAAGGATTAATCTTTCAAAAAGGATTCAATTTTGCAGAATTCTGTAAGAAAGACTTAAAGAGAAATGGTTGGGAGGAGATTTCATGCAAGGAAGGTTGTTGAGGGAATTATTTCACAggataacaaaacaaaacaaacaacaaaacaaaacccaggcAGCTCTTAATTACAGTACATTGCTGTGCAAGATTTGCTGGTGAAAGCAAGCACCAGCTGGATTTGTATCTTGTTCTTAGAAACTTTGTTTCTGTAACTGACAAAATGATCCCCCGCTAGAAGACCTGTAGTAAGGAGCAGGAGAACACAACTGaaatgacaaaacaaaaaagtgctCGTTTGTGGAGATCTTCCCTTGTTTTCTGTAGTGCTGCTGGAGTAGCATCGTGTGTCACACAGGTGACAGGAGCCTCCTTTTGGACCTGTGGATTTCAGAACTGCACCTGAACAAGTGCATCACCTTGTGCTCCAGAAGGCAGGGTCGGCTCTGTAATACAAGttggcttaaagaaaaatattctgcttgGCTCCAGAAGTTCCTGAGAAAATGTCATCTTTTATTCAAATGGACTCTACTTTGCTTCATAGGCCTCCGAGTGTCTGCGGATCAGGTTGAACTTGCCTGCAGGGTCAGGGAGATACCACTTCTCCCAGACTTCAGCATAGGAAGCTGTTCTTCCCCAGGGTTTGAAATGTCCATTCCAATGGAGCAGCTTGGCAGCTTCCACAAACTGAGGAGAGTACCTTTTCCCAGCACTAGACCCTGCAATTGAAAAAGAAGCATTAGTGTTTGAAATAAAGGCAGCCAAAACACCAATGTGCAAAACGTTAACTTCAAAACAAAGGATTTAACAAACAAAATCTTATCATTTATGGGGAAAGGAGGTAATAGGGGAAGCAGAATTAGGGCAAATGAAAAACAATCAGGTGCAACTAAATGTCACTTTGATCTCTCTGTGTCTATTTTCATACACTGCCTTAACTTCCAAATTCTTTAAAATCCAGTTAACACCCAGATGAATTCAGCAGCCTATGTATTGTTCATCAGAAACATAACCTGAAAAAtctctcccagcactggggtttCATCACTAGAACATGAATGTCTGCCCTTCTCAAAAGTTTTGGAAGAAACACCTTTGATCGCATCAGATACAATATATTTgtggaaaattaaaagaattttgAGTAAGTCAGTTCAAGAACTAACCCCCAGCAGCTTGAAAAAACTCAGGCCCACAAGACAAAAGATGGAATTGCAAAGCTGTTTTTCCTAAAGAACAAAGGACAGATTAGGGGAATAAAAGCTCACTTTGCTACATCATCAACAAGATGTCCAGCTACAGCCCTGGAAAAACGCCCTGGGGGAGCAGCATCACAAACACTTCATACGTACCAAGATGTCGGACGTTCCACATGGGATCGATACTGGAATGCTGCTTGTAAAACACAATTAGCAGGGGAGGTGTTGTGATGCTGCCAGCCAGAGTCTTACTGTAGAGCTCCTCTCTGGAAGTGGAAAGGATGCTGATCAGTTGATTTTTCACTTGCAGCAGAGATTCACAGCCCTCTGTTCAAGAGGGAATGCCTCCAGCAGaaccctgagctgctggcagccctAGCCTGGGGTACTTACACCACATTAAGTGCCATCCACTTCTCCAGTTGTTTAGTGATGTTCTGTAATTTCCATTCAGTCAAATTGGCAACAAAAACTCCAGGATTGAAAGAGCAGGTGTTGGCTTTCATGGCAAGCTTTCGGATGGTTTCTTTCTTGTAATCTAAAAACCCAATGTAATTgtactgggggggggggggggggaagaaagTAGAAATTAGCTTAAAATATATGGGGAAATTCCTAAAGAAAAATTCTGCACAACTCATAGCAGATAGATGTAAGTTGAAGTTGTTACAGTAAATAtcctttcctttaaaatgagagaaagaaagCTTAAGAGgtgtaacattttaaaaatatgattatACAGACTACATATTTTAAGGAATGCTGCATGGACTTAATAATACCATATTATTAATATGGTACCAGTCTCAGCTAACGTACTTTTTATAcattcagaaatgaaaaattgtccCTTCAATGTTCTCAGACCTCCCGCTGTTCCACAATGAGAACTGCTCTCATTGTAAAGCACAGCAAAAATTCCAGGTAATTTACTGTGCCTGACCAGAAACTGCAGGTCCCATTTGTAAAACTGGtttgggcagggacagccaaCATGTTTAGGTTTCAGCATTTGGAACATTCCCAAAAGCCTGAGATCTACAGTATTGTTATCACTAAACAAGACTAAAACTAACCTGATTGCCTGCTCCACGGACAGCAACTTTACTACTGGTTGAGTCACAGTCATCTGAAAATGCAGCTGCATGTCCAGGCTTCAATGGAGTGTTGTAAAGTTCAACAATATCACCTGGAAAATGGAAGCAAGCACAGGGAAATCAAAAGTAATCCTGACTAAGTGCCAAGTTAGGCTTTGTTCAGTCCATTGTTAGCAGATAAATATTCAGTTTAACTCAATTCACTCATATTTACAAAGTTTGTACAGAAATGTTTGAGTTCTGTGAGAGATAAGATACTGACCTCAGCATAAGGCCAGTGGCAGCTAACAAAGGTCCCATACCTTGCACTATTACATCATCATCCACATAGATGACCTTCTCTGCATGAGGTACAAAGCTGGGCAAGTAGAATCTTGCAAAAGTTAACTGTGAGGACAGCAAAGCAAGACAAgtggaaaattaaatgaaaaaagtgTCCAAATAAATGTGAAATTGACTGATTTTTCTGGCACTTATCTATGGCATTAATGTCCAAGACAACATCTATAGAGGAAGTAAAATAGGCAGCAATATCCTACAATTTAAAATAAGTTCCATCAATTCCTGGTTTACCATGAATGTATGCATTGATAAACTAACTTTGAAACTGGTCTATATAAGAATTACTTATTTCTCCACATAGAtctgcagcatctctgaggTGTTGGCATGCTTGACATGCCAGCTGCAGTGTTTCACTGTGGCTAGCAGCAAAAAATGATCCTAGGCATGCATATGTAGATATTCAAATCCATCTCTCACTATCCAGATACTTCATTTTACTGAAATTTAGAGATTTTATTATGAAAGATTGCTTCTATGCTAACAGACTTGGTTTTGATCTCCAGCTGGGTTCAAAAGCCAACGTCAAAATATATTGTTAGTAACTACTAATTGCAAAAAGTAATCAGCATCATCCTCACTGGTTTGAAGTTGTCTGCCTTTTGGGGATCCACTTGTACTTTGCCTTCTAAGACCCGAGGGTCAAAATCCAGAATCCGGTACCTCATGTTCTTCAGAGGAGGGATCCTCAGCCACATCCTGCAAGCAGGAGAGAGGCACAGATCTTGTTAATGACACAAAAtcaagggaaaagcaggagacCCAGCTAACAGTGACACAGATCTGGATGTGGACACTCTTTCCCTGCCCTACAAACACATCTGGGGTGTAATTGATGCTGCCATCAGTGCTGTCCTGTGTGACCACTGGGGCAAGTCCAGGGTCAGCACCTGCACACCTGGGACATGTCAAAGGTATGAGGTCACTTCTTGCTTTATCAGCAATACACATTCCTGTTATCACAGGCCTTTCCCAAAACCATCAGTGTGGACAGAAGGGGATTAGAATAAGAGGATCAAAGAGTAATTTACAAAAATGGAGAAACACGATTGCCAGCATTTGAATTGCTTAGATGAAATGTAGAAATAACTTAAACCCTTCCACCAACAAACCCCTCACTGGTTGGACATGAGCCCATTGGAAAAGATGTTTCTTTTCCATCCCTGAAACCTGCCCAGGAGGAATGGTGGGACTCCCACAGCAGTTCTGTCAAAAAGCTGCTGGGACTGGGAGTCAGGGGagtgcagctccagggaaaggcagcttGGCTCTCCTCTCAGAAATACAGGTGGGAATCCAATGAAAAGATCATTACCTCAAGTGATCCACAGTATCATTCAAAGTAACAATGTGGAAAACCACGTTGGCTCTGGTGTTCTGGTAAATGCTGTTCATGGCTGCAATTGCACCTCCCAGCCTCTCATCCGAGGCTGCAATGACCACAGGAATCTCCTTGTCATTCCTCTCATCTGCCAGcctctggggagctgcaggaatgaAATCTATAGGCCGGAGTCCTAAGGGACTTGGATCTGTGGAGTAAAAATGACAtacttgtttttattattatatattattattaccacactaaaattcccaataCTTCAATTATTTCTGCTAAACACTTGGATGCCTGAGCTGAGATGTGGATTACAGTGAGCCAGTATCAAACACTCAGAGCATCAGCTTTTGAGAATCTGAGATGCCTATGAATAGAATAACACCACATTTACAGAAAACTGCACACTTTTAACCACACATATTCACACACAGCACAAGGTATTAAAAGGCTGAGCTACAGTAGTCTGCACTTGCCTTTGGTCCCCTCTGCCATGCCTATAACCTCATTAACTTCCACCTCCCATTCACCCAAACCACGTGAGAGGTTCTGTCTGGCCAGAGCAGGTGTTTTCCCACcaaatcttaaaaatatatagatttttttaaattaaaataaaacccaacatACCTGACAATTCTCGTCTCAAGAAGTCACTGAGGCTTATGAAGTTATGATGAATAACTAGCAGAAATATGACAACAGCCACTATAAGGATGGAAATGTTCACtgaaaattaagaagaaaaatctttatcAATATAACCAGAGAACAACTGAGAAACTCAAGATAcaaaagatataaaaaaaaccagacaaGCATACACACATACCTTTCCTTAACgtcatttttctgttcttattttatTAGCATGAGGTTCCTGCAaatctgcaagaaaaaaatacagcagtcACTGTCAGTGCATTCTTCCATGAGGCACAGCACACTATCACCAGGAGTGTCACAACAGCTTCAGTGTCCAAGGCAGTGAGTGTTTCCCTCTGTCAGTTTTATGACATACATAAAACTatgtcacattttaaaaagcaagtatGGTCTCAGGAAGTTCCTGACTacaaccacagaatcacaggatgggttgggttggaaggaatcttCAAGATCACCTggttccaacccctgccatgggcacagacatcatcccagcttctctgggcagcttgtGCCAGGGCcacaccaccctcacagggaagaatttctcaATACCTCATTtaaacctgccctctgccagttgggaaccattcccccttgtcctgtcatccatgcccttgtccaaagtccctctccagcccctttaggcactggaagggaaTCTAACAGATCCATGTCCTTCTCCCATTAGGGACCCCCTCACTACAATCACATATCTGAAGAGCTCCGAGATAGAAAGGAGACATGCAGATCTTGCCACTTCACTGACAGAAAAAGGCCAAACTCCTTCTGCCAGTCAAAACTAATCTGAAAGATCTGGAAAATTATATATGTTTTCTTTACTGTGGCAACTATTTATTTAACTAtctgaactggaaaaaaacaggaaagaaagcagTACCATCATGTTATAGAAGTGGATAGAAACACAACACCAATGCAATTTCGGTGAGAAATTCAAACATGCTTGTTCATTATTTAAGGGTTGAGGTGAAATGAGAACAAGAGCTGTGTATCCTGGCGTGTGAAGGAGCTGTCAAACGACACACAGAAAGCTCCTTAACAACACGCAAAATAGCAGAAACGGTGAGAGACTTGCGAAATCCCTAAATTAAAACCCCTCAGACTGTGCTGTGACTGTTACATGTATCAGAACCACTTTCCTCCCACTGCTGCAGACACATCAGCGGAGCCCAACAAATCCCTGCCCCGAGCCCTCCGAGCAGCACCGCGCGGCTGGCACGGGGCCGGACACGGAGCTGGGACTGGGAGCAAACGCCACGTCCCGCCGGGCGATTCCCAGCGCCGGGGCTCAGGCGGGCACGGACACGGCCGGCACCGGGCACGGACACGGCCGGCGCCTCAGCCACATGCGGCAGCCGGGCTCGGGACAGCGATAGGGATGGTCACGGATCACAATAAAACCCACACCGCGCCACTCCGCCGGCTGCCTGCAGCGCGCACGGCGCTCCCCGGGCTGCTCTGCGGGCACAGCCCCGCTCCGGGGCCGGCGGGCCCGTGCCCGGCTCTCCCGCACCGCCCCGGCCCCTCACGGACCGTCCGTCCGCGCCGCCACCGCGGCAGCGCGCGGGTGCCCGTGGGTGCCCGCCCAGGTGCCTGACCGCCGCCAGGCGCCCAACCCGCGCCGCGCCCACCCCGCCGCGATACCGGGGCCGCGGCGGCGCCCGGTGGCTCCGTGGGACGAGCTCGAAGCTGGGACGGGAGGGCGGCCCGCGAGCCGCCGAGTCAGTGCGGGTTTCCGACAGGCGGCTCCGCGGCTCGCACCTGCCGGGGAGGGCGCCTCCGCCGGGGTCCTGCGGGGCGAAGCCGCCGTTGCCGAGGGGATGCGTCCCGGCGGGCCGGGGGGAGCGGGAGCGGAGCAGccccggagcggcggcggcggcgcggaggCGAtggccggggctgggggcggcaCCCCCGGCCGACGGGGCTCTGGGCGGGGCGGACGGGACGTGTTTCCGGCCAGCTCAGCAGCCGCCTTCCGCTCCGCCGCGACCATCGCCGGTAGCAGCGGAGAGGCCGCGCCGCGCCCCGCCAAGAGCAGGGCCCTACTAGGGAGCGCCGAGACGGCTGCCAAGAGGAACGGGAAGAAGCCGGAGAAGCGCCGCCGCCATGCTGAGCGTGTTCCGCTCCATCCCCACGCAGATGGTAGGGCCCGCTCGGGCCTCGGCACCGGGGCACTGCGGTGACACGGCCGGCGCGGGTCTCAGTGTCCCCTGCACGACACCCGTGTACGAGGCACGGCCAAAGGGATGCAGGATGAATCCCTGTAATTCCGGGTTTTGACCTGCGAGTTTGGGACCGTCACGCTGTAAAAGGAAGCTGTCTGTGTAAGGGAAGCCCCTCTGTgctttcctgcctctgctgcaggacagaaGGCAGTGTGCGCTCCCAGAGTTTTCTAACATCATGCAAACATAGATTAGTTGGGTTTGGAAGAAACCactggagatcatccagtccaaccctcCAAGGCAGggtcagctggagcaggaatgaaTCCAGCTGGATTTGGAATGTCTCCACGACCTCTCTaggcagcctgtcccagtgctctgccatCCTCAACATAAAATTCTTCCTTCTGTTGAGGTGGAACTTGGTGTGTTTTAGTTTCTGGCCATTGCTCCTCATCTTGgtgctgggcaccactgaagaGAGGTTGGCACCATCCTGTTGGCACCCAGCCTGCAGACATTTATCTGTCACCCTTCTCCAGGACACAGGTGCCACTCACACCGTGCCCTCTTCTGTGGTGATACAGCTTTACTTAGTGATGTTAAGGTGACTACAATGATATTTTGAACTTGCATTACTTACCCTGATCAGACAGTGCTTGCTTCTGTTTCTAGGTGATGTGGCCAAGCCTGCAGAGGAGGTGTTTTCAGCCactgtaagaaaaataattgcaatCTGGTTTGAAAGTTGAACAAAAACGCTGAGAACCCATGGTCAGGTAGACTGTAGGATCTAACCTGAAAGAGTTAAGTGGGCAGGTCTGTGTTTTGAATGACTGACTAAGAAGTGTCTCTTTCCACAGGACTACAAGGGCCAAAAATTAGCAGAACAGATTTTTCAAGGAATCATTCTTGTCTCTGCAGTAAGTATAGTAGGCCTGTGGGTGAGAACATAAAggactatttttattttctgatcttgtaaatatttttcttattgtttGGGGTCACTAAAAACTTTAAACAAAGAGGGGCTGTCATAGATTAAAACTTTTAAACATCCCATCTTTTACTTTCATTGTTGGCCTGCACTTTTAAAAAGGTTTGAAAGATGTACATGCTTTTGAAAAACCTGTATTTTCCTACCTAAATCTACCCCCTGCCTCTTAATCATGTCATGGGaaaagtttttctttatttaaagtttgaatttttttaatgtttgtttttccaggtAATTGGTTTCATCTATGGATACATCACTGAACAGTTTGGATGGACTGTTTACATAGTTATGGCTGGATTTGCTTTATCATGTTTGGTAAGaatatttttccccaaaccaaaaaacacatGCACTGTTTAATCAGGAATAATTGCTAAATTGAGGGGCTGTCAGACTAATGTATGCTATGCAATTCAGATTTATAAATATTGTGCTTCCTTTGATCTGCATAAAATGCTTTGCAGCCCATTAAgtgctttttttaaatgctaGCAGAATTTTTGCAATTTAACACCACTTTTGagttcatttttcatttcaattaaAAGTTAGAGTTAAGTCCAGCTGACAGCATTAGTAACAGAAAGGATAGGGAGGCTTTCTGTGTAGTAGCAGCTTGGCATGATAATTTTGCAGCTGTCCCCTGCTGCCTGAGGAGACAATATGGAATTTCAGGAGTAATTACTTAACTATACATGAGAGGTGTCCCATTCCTATTGGGGTACTCCCAATAGTAAAACAGTAAATAACAGTAAAACCAATCTGGTTTAACTTGTGGTTCTTACACCTCTCAAGAGTTCAGATACAGCACAATTTGACCAATCACTACTcaggacacacacacattccACTGTTTTGAAAAGCCCCTGTAATTCTCtggcatcatcatcatccatcTGCTCCTTACTTACTTAAACATCCCTGTGTTACTTACCTGTGATGCCACAAGAGGGGAGGTTCTCAGTGCATGTGGGAGGTGCTGGGAATGCTGGTGTCACCTCAGGAGTCCTTTTTACCTCAGGGT contains:
- the GLT8D1 gene encoding glycosyltransferase 8 domain-containing protein 1 gives rise to the protein MTLRKVNISILIVAVVIFLLVIHHNFISLSDFLRRELSDPSPLGLRPIDFIPAAPQRLADERNDKEIPVVIAASDERLGGAIAAMNSIYQNTRANVVFHIVTLNDTVDHLRMWLRIPPLKNMRYRILDFDPRVLEGKVQVDPQKADNFKPLTFARFYLPSFVPHAEKVIYVDDDVIVQGDIVELYNTPLKPGHAAAFSDDCDSTSSKVAVRGAGNQYNYIGFLDYKKETIRKLAMKANTCSFNPGVFVANLTEWKLQNITKQLEKWMALNVVEELYSKTLAGSITTPPLLIVFYKQHSSIDPMWNVRHLGSSAGKRYSPQFVEAAKLLHWNGHFKPWGRTASYAEVWEKWYLPDPAGKFNLIRRHSEAYEAK
- the SPCS1 gene encoding signal peptidase complex subunit 1, with the protein product MLSVFRSIPTQMDYKGQKLAEQIFQGIILVSAVIGFIYGYITEQFGWTVYIVMAGFALSCLLTLPPWPMYRRNPLKWLPVQESGTEEKKAADRKPKRHSKT